The following coding sequences are from one Brooklawnia cerclae window:
- the glgX gene encoding glycogen debranching protein GlgX: MEPEAPRDQASDLLGARLTPDGCDFGLWAPRAARVELALVSPTGEQRNIDMQMIDGVWRTFVPGVAAEQLYGYRIHGDWAPDKGLRANPAKLLVDPYARAITAGVDYSGPIFDHTEHSDYEPDTRDSFGAVPLSVVVAPTPPPVPVARRRPLDESVIYETHVAGYTRLHPDVPEHLRGTFAGLAYPAVIEHLTSLGVTAVELLPVQHFVSEPFIVRRGLSNYWGYNTLGFFAPHAAYCSVGTLGQQVQEFKAMVSALHQAGIEVILDVVYNHTCEGGHEGPTLSFRGIDHRGYYRLTHDLRNDYDVTGCGNSLDTSHIDVRHLVLDSLRYWVTEMGVDGFRFDLATELIRDVHHHVDQEHPLKQAIASDPVLRDIKLIAEPWDVGPFGHQVGRWGPGWSEWNDQYRNFVRDYWRGAGGVQEFATRLTGSADLFGGDDRPPSASINFITAHDGFTLRDLVTYNTKHNEANGESNRDGSDDNRSWNCGIEGETDDPHVNALRRRQVRNMLATLLLSRGVPMITAGDEIGRTQGGNNNAYCQDNPLGWINWDTADQWHDVHDLASDLTRLRQEHRLLHYDDYLYHNEVLDSSGNPLGRYNLAWMNGYSGEMGDQDWQDPGRRLLGMYLSSRTDALLIWFHSGADAIPVTMPPVNWGTEYEVVASTAEPGELPADVLRPGDAMQLPGRTVAVMRAQVSSVAARPVAEAPDSEQPPEDRPTGDEPAPDESPEDEQPGAEQTVEPA, translated from the coding sequence ATGGAACCCGAAGCGCCACGCGACCAGGCCTCCGACCTGCTCGGTGCGCGGCTCACGCCTGACGGCTGTGACTTCGGGCTCTGGGCTCCCCGCGCCGCGCGGGTGGAGCTGGCGCTGGTCTCGCCCACCGGTGAACAGCGCAACATCGACATGCAGATGATCGACGGTGTGTGGCGCACGTTCGTCCCCGGTGTGGCCGCCGAGCAGCTCTACGGCTACCGCATTCACGGAGATTGGGCTCCCGACAAGGGATTGCGGGCCAATCCGGCGAAGCTGCTCGTCGATCCGTATGCGCGAGCCATCACGGCCGGCGTCGACTACTCGGGCCCGATCTTCGACCACACGGAGCACTCGGACTACGAGCCCGACACACGGGACTCCTTCGGCGCGGTCCCGCTCTCGGTCGTCGTGGCCCCCACTCCCCCGCCCGTCCCCGTGGCACGCCGCCGTCCGCTGGACGAGTCGGTCATCTACGAGACCCACGTGGCCGGTTACACCCGCTTGCACCCGGACGTGCCCGAGCACCTGCGTGGCACGTTCGCCGGTCTCGCCTACCCCGCGGTCATCGAACACCTGACGTCGCTGGGCGTCACGGCCGTCGAGTTGCTGCCGGTCCAGCACTTCGTCAGTGAGCCGTTCATCGTCCGGCGTGGCCTGTCGAATTACTGGGGATACAACACGCTCGGGTTCTTCGCCCCGCACGCCGCGTACTGTTCGGTGGGCACGCTCGGCCAGCAGGTGCAGGAGTTCAAGGCGATGGTCTCGGCCCTTCACCAGGCCGGCATCGAGGTGATCCTCGACGTCGTCTACAACCACACGTGTGAGGGCGGCCACGAAGGGCCGACGCTGAGCTTCCGCGGCATCGACCACCGCGGCTACTACCGCTTGACCCACGATCTGCGCAACGACTACGACGTCACCGGGTGCGGCAACTCGCTCGACACCTCGCACATCGACGTGCGCCACCTCGTCCTCGACTCGCTGCGGTACTGGGTGACCGAGATGGGCGTGGACGGTTTCCGTTTCGATCTGGCCACCGAACTGATCCGCGACGTCCACCACCACGTCGACCAGGAGCACCCGCTCAAGCAGGCGATCGCCTCGGACCCGGTGCTACGCGACATCAAGCTGATCGCCGAGCCCTGGGACGTCGGGCCGTTCGGCCACCAGGTGGGACGCTGGGGCCCCGGCTGGAGCGAATGGAACGACCAGTACCGCAACTTCGTGCGGGACTACTGGCGTGGAGCCGGCGGTGTGCAGGAGTTCGCGACCCGCCTGACCGGATCGGCCGATCTGTTCGGGGGCGACGACCGCCCGCCGTCGGCGAGCATCAACTTCATCACCGCTCATGACGGGTTCACGCTGCGCGATCTGGTCACCTACAACACCAAGCACAACGAGGCGAACGGCGAGTCCAACCGTGACGGCTCCGACGACAACCGGTCGTGGAACTGCGGCATCGAGGGCGAGACCGACGATCCGCACGTCAACGCCCTGCGTCGTCGCCAGGTGCGCAACATGCTCGCGACGCTCCTGCTGTCGCGGGGTGTGCCGATGATCACCGCAGGGGACGAGATCGGGCGTACCCAGGGCGGCAACAACAACGCCTACTGCCAGGACAATCCTCTGGGCTGGATCAACTGGGACACCGCCGATCAGTGGCACGACGTGCACGACCTCGCGTCGGACCTCACCCGGCTCCGCCAGGAGCATCGGCTGCTCCACTACGACGACTACCTGTACCACAACGAGGTCCTGGACTCCTCCGGCAACCCGTTGGGCCGCTACAACCTCGCCTGGATGAACGGCTACTCCGGCGAGATGGGCGACCAGGACTGGCAGGATCCGGGACGCCGCCTGCTGGGGATGTACCTGTCGAGCCGCACGGACGCGCTGCTGATCTGGTTCCACAGCGGCGCGGACGCCATTCCCGTGACCATGCCGCCCGTGAACTGGGGTACGGAGTACGAGGTGGTCGCGTCCACGGCCGAGCCTGGTGAGTTGCCCGCGGACGTCCTCCGCCCGGGAGACGCGATGCAGCTTCCGGGACGAACCGTCGCCGTCATGCGCGCACAGGTGTCCTCGGTGGCCGCCCGGCCGGTCGCCGAGGCCCCCGACAGCGAGCAACCCCCCGAGGACCGGCCCACCGGTGACGAACCGGCACCCGACGAATCACCCGAGGACGAGCAGCCCGGCGCGGAGCAGACGGTGGAGCCCGCTTGA
- a CDS encoding LCP family protein → MDESQDAPARASDDDDLAGRLGLTESLRPKKTRGRRALVITLVLLLALLLAAGGVVAYFFFRINSAIDSLDRDPSLLPSSTASAPTSEADNSPVTFVLMGSDSRSTEASEGRSDVLMVAYLSGDRSHVYLTSFPRDMWVAVPGYGQAKINAAYAWGGPALTVQTLESLTDVRMDHAVVIDFEGFINLTTTLGGVTVDNKYASSSNGYTFPQGQITLQGEEALAYVRERYDLPNGDLDRAERQRAVVSAIIDKVVSPQVLTDPGTFGDVVDQVASCVTVDSGLTTDSVWSLARSLKFTGSEGVRSLQAPISGFGTSADGQAIDIVDEAGLAELGQAMAGDTMDEYWQTHK, encoded by the coding sequence GTGGATGAGAGCCAGGACGCGCCCGCTCGGGCGTCCGACGACGACGATCTTGCCGGTCGCCTCGGTCTGACCGAATCGCTCCGGCCGAAGAAGACACGCGGACGCCGCGCCCTGGTCATCACTCTCGTGCTGCTGCTCGCCCTCCTGCTGGCCGCCGGAGGTGTGGTGGCGTACTTCTTCTTCCGCATCAACTCCGCGATCGACAGCCTCGATCGTGATCCGTCGCTGCTGCCGTCCAGCACCGCGTCGGCCCCCACATCGGAAGCGGACAACAGCCCCGTGACGTTCGTGCTCATGGGGTCCGACTCGCGCTCCACGGAGGCTTCCGAGGGACGAAGCGACGTCCTCATGGTGGCCTACCTGTCGGGTGATCGCTCGCACGTGTATCTCACGAGTTTCCCGCGTGACATGTGGGTGGCGGTCCCCGGGTACGGTCAGGCCAAGATCAACGCCGCCTACGCCTGGGGTGGGCCGGCGCTGACGGTCCAGACGCTGGAGTCGCTCACCGATGTGCGGATGGATCATGCGGTCGTCATCGACTTCGAGGGATTCATCAACCTCACCACGACCCTGGGCGGGGTGACCGTCGACAACAAGTACGCGAGCTCGTCGAACGGATACACCTTCCCGCAGGGGCAGATCACGCTCCAGGGGGAGGAGGCGCTCGCGTACGTGCGCGAGCGCTACGACCTGCCCAACGGAGACCTCGACCGGGCCGAGCGGCAGCGCGCGGTGGTCTCGGCCATCATCGACAAGGTGGTCAGTCCCCAGGTGCTCACCGACCCCGGCACGTTCGGTGACGTGGTCGATCAGGTCGCCTCGTGTGTGACGGTCGACAGCGGGCTGACGACCGACAGTGTCTGGTCGCTTGCTCGCAGCCTGAAGTTCACCGGCAGCGAGGGGGTCCGTTCGCTGCAGGCTCCGATCTCAGGGTTCGGGACCAGCGCGGACGGTCAGGCGATCGACATCGTCGACGAGGCCGGTCTGGCCGAGCTCGGTCAGGCCATGGCCGGCGACACGATGGACGAGTACTGGCAGACGCACAAGTGA
- the glgP gene encoding alpha-glucan family phosphorylase, which translates to MRAIRRFIVQPVLPEPLRPLAELARNLRWSWHEPTREVFRAVDPDLWAAVGSDPLKLLSQVSPERLDTLAGDRRFVRNLEIVREDLHDYLTGDRWYQAFAAGHAEAPAAIGYFSAEFGISKVLPQYSGGLGILAGDHLKAASDVGAPIVGVGLLYHHGYFIQSLNASGWQQERYPLLDPNELPVSLLHDDAGAVVIEVEIRGVLTKAQVWVAQVGRVPLLLLDTNLEDNPERERLITDKLYGGGSSHRLAQEVLLGVGGVRAIRAYCRITGHAAPEVFHANEGHAVFLGLERIREFMTTGDDFDAAVEKSRAGMLFTTHTPVPAGIDRFSKDQVREQFQSFAPLPIDRIIELGAETYPGGDPNVYNMAVVGLRLGQRANGVSKLHGEVSRQMFQGLWPGFDSSEVPITSVTNGVHARTWVHPELREVLESPLETDENVVDGWDWKALDRIDDTTVWTLKRQMRGQMIIMARERLAKSAAARGMNADWVATALNPHTLTIGFARRGASYKRLTLMLSQPDRLKALLNHPTTPIQIVIAGKAHPADDIGKGLIQQMVQFSDSEDVRGKLVFLPDYDMSLARPLYPGCDVWLNNPLRPMEACGTSGMKAAINGAFNLSIRDGWWDEWYDSAFGWAIPSAETIGNQAERDAAEAESLYEIIEREIIPMFYTRDANGVPAEWVKMMRATIAGLGPKVMATRMVRDYVEQLYAPAAAAAVKVLADDTAAQLAQWKTKVRAAWPGVVVTRIESHLPDIVEVGSTNEFDAWVRLNGLDACDVAVELVSGEVDASDELRNVRITRFERPGETGEDGAVLFRVRATSQTPGLVGYTVRVVPSHPLLASRSEMGLAAVAAL; encoded by the coding sequence GTGCGCGCAATCAGACGCTTCATCGTTCAGCCGGTGCTTCCCGAGCCGCTGCGGCCGCTCGCCGAACTGGCCCGCAATCTCCGTTGGAGTTGGCATGAGCCAACGCGCGAGGTCTTTCGCGCGGTGGATCCCGACCTGTGGGCCGCAGTCGGGTCCGATCCGCTGAAACTGCTGTCGCAGGTGTCGCCCGAACGCCTCGACACCCTCGCCGGTGACCGGCGGTTCGTCCGCAACCTGGAGATCGTGCGTGAGGATCTGCACGACTACCTGACCGGCGATCGCTGGTATCAGGCGTTCGCGGCCGGTCATGCCGAGGCCCCTGCGGCCATCGGTTATTTCTCGGCCGAGTTCGGCATCAGCAAGGTGCTGCCCCAGTATTCCGGAGGCCTGGGGATCCTGGCCGGCGACCACCTCAAGGCGGCGTCCGATGTCGGTGCACCGATCGTCGGTGTGGGTCTGCTGTACCACCACGGCTATTTCATCCAGTCCCTGAACGCGTCCGGTTGGCAGCAGGAGCGCTACCCGCTGCTCGATCCCAACGAACTGCCGGTCTCGCTGCTCCACGACGATGCCGGGGCCGTGGTCATCGAGGTGGAGATCCGCGGGGTGCTCACCAAGGCGCAGGTGTGGGTGGCGCAGGTGGGACGCGTCCCGCTGCTGCTGCTGGACACGAACCTCGAGGACAACCCCGAGCGGGAGCGTCTGATCACCGACAAGCTCTACGGTGGTGGCTCGAGCCATCGTCTCGCGCAGGAGGTGTTGCTGGGCGTCGGCGGCGTGCGCGCCATCCGCGCGTACTGCCGTATCACCGGCCATGCCGCCCCCGAGGTGTTCCACGCCAACGAGGGCCACGCGGTCTTCCTGGGCCTGGAGCGGATCCGGGAGTTCATGACGACCGGGGACGATTTCGATGCCGCCGTCGAGAAGTCCCGCGCGGGGATGCTGTTCACCACGCACACGCCCGTGCCCGCGGGGATCGATCGGTTCAGCAAGGACCAGGTGCGCGAGCAGTTCCAGAGCTTCGCGCCGCTGCCGATCGACCGCATCATCGAGTTGGGCGCCGAGACCTATCCCGGCGGCGACCCGAACGTCTACAACATGGCGGTCGTCGGGCTGCGGCTCGGCCAGCGTGCCAACGGGGTGTCGAAGCTCCATGGCGAGGTCAGCCGGCAGATGTTCCAGGGGCTGTGGCCGGGCTTCGACTCGAGCGAGGTACCGATCACCTCGGTGACCAACGGCGTGCACGCTCGCACCTGGGTGCACCCGGAACTGCGGGAGGTGCTGGAATCTCCGCTGGAGACCGACGAGAACGTCGTCGACGGCTGGGACTGGAAGGCGCTCGACCGCATCGACGACACGACCGTGTGGACGCTGAAGCGCCAGATGCGCGGTCAGATGATCATCATGGCCCGTGAGCGGCTGGCCAAGAGCGCCGCGGCGCGTGGGATGAACGCCGACTGGGTGGCCACGGCGCTCAACCCGCACACGCTGACGATCGGTTTTGCGCGCCGGGGCGCGTCCTACAAACGCCTGACGCTCATGCTCAGCCAGCCCGACCGGCTGAAGGCCCTGCTCAACCACCCGACTACACCGATCCAGATCGTCATCGCGGGCAAGGCACACCCTGCCGACGACATCGGCAAGGGCCTGATCCAGCAGATGGTGCAGTTCTCCGACTCCGAGGACGTACGGGGCAAGCTGGTCTTCCTGCCCGACTACGACATGTCGCTGGCCCGCCCGCTCTACCCGGGGTGCGACGTCTGGCTGAACAACCCGTTGCGTCCCATGGAGGCCTGCGGCACGTCGGGGATGAAGGCCGCGATCAACGGTGCCTTCAACCTGTCGATCCGCGACGGCTGGTGGGACGAGTGGTACGACTCCGCCTTCGGCTGGGCCATTCCCTCCGCCGAGACGATCGGCAACCAGGCCGAGCGGGACGCGGCCGAGGCCGAGTCGCTCTACGAGATCATCGAGCGCGAGATCATCCCGATGTTCTACACGCGGGACGCGAACGGTGTGCCTGCCGAGTGGGTCAAGATGATGCGCGCGACGATCGCGGGACTCGGGCCGAAGGTGATGGCCACCCGCATGGTGCGCGACTACGTGGAACAGCTGTACGCTCCCGCGGCGGCCGCCGCCGTGAAGGTTCTGGCCGACGACACGGCGGCCCAGCTCGCGCAATGGAAGACCAAGGTGCGGGCAGCTTGGCCGGGCGTGGTTGTGACGCGCATCGAGTCGCACCTGCCCGACATCGTCGAGGTCGGCTCCACCAACGAGTTCGATGCCTGGGTGCGGCTGAACGGGCTGGACGCCTGCGACGTCGCCGTCGAACTGGTCTCGGGAGAGGTGGACGCGTCCGACGAACTGCGCAACGTGCGCATCACGCGTTTCGAGCGTCCCGGTGAGACCGGCGAGGACGGGGCGGTGCTGTTCCGGGTGCGTGCGACCAGCCAGACACCAGGGCTCGTCGGCTACACGGTGCGCGTCGTGCCGAGCCACCCGTTGCTCGCCTCCCGCTCCGAGATGGGGTTGGCGGCGGTCGCGGCGCTGTAG
- the glgB gene encoding 1,4-alpha-glucan branching protein GlgB, whose protein sequence is MHDKFGNLAGWDLEGFQSGGDTEAWRRLGSHVITVHDDESGDLRGTRFAVWAPNAQRVQVIGDFNWWQGDDLAPVEGTGVWALWKQDVSEGARYKYKIQHTDGTWQEKADPYARFAETPPGNASIVWESSRAWGEAEDDWLDRRARTDVYESRMSIYEIHLGSWRTGLTYLELAEQLPPYLTWLGYTHVEFMPVMSHPFVGSWGYQVTGYFAPDARLGTPDDFRRLVEALHAAGIGVILDWVPGHFPKDDWALGRFDGTALYEHADPRQGEQLDWGTYVFNYGRNEVKSFLVSNALYWVQQFHIDALRVDAVASMLYLDYSRPEGGWVPNKYGGRENLEAIDLLRYVNRHLYERAPGVVMIAEESTSFAGVTSPTTSGGLGFGFKWNMGWMNDSLRYLNLDPVYRQYHHNDLTFAMMYAYSERFILPISHDEVVHGKGSMINKVPQDDWRKFATLRAFYSFMWSFPGKQLLFMGQEFAQRPEWNESQGLEWWVDGLWGHNGVRQLIRRLNSLQAAHPALYQLDSDPAGFQWINADDAAHNTYSYVRLSREGELIACITNFSAEPYPRYPVNLPRAGRWRQVLNTDLTDFDGSGEFDNPDDIVATPHSTDEHSWAWASVCVPPLAAVWLQYVPGED, encoded by the coding sequence ATGCACGACAAGTTCGGGAACCTCGCAGGATGGGATCTCGAGGGGTTCCAGTCGGGTGGCGACACCGAGGCGTGGCGCCGGCTCGGCAGCCACGTGATCACCGTTCACGACGACGAGTCGGGTGACCTGCGCGGCACACGTTTCGCGGTCTGGGCACCGAACGCCCAGCGCGTGCAGGTGATCGGCGACTTCAACTGGTGGCAGGGCGACGACCTGGCGCCCGTCGAGGGCACCGGCGTGTGGGCCCTGTGGAAGCAGGACGTGTCCGAAGGAGCGCGGTACAAGTACAAGATCCAGCACACCGACGGCACCTGGCAGGAGAAGGCGGACCCCTACGCCCGCTTCGCCGAGACTCCCCCGGGCAACGCGTCCATCGTCTGGGAATCCTCCCGGGCATGGGGCGAGGCGGAGGACGACTGGCTCGACCGTCGCGCGCGGACCGACGTCTACGAAAGCCGCATGAGCATCTACGAGATCCATCTCGGCAGTTGGCGCACGGGGCTGACCTACCTGGAGCTGGCCGAGCAACTGCCGCCGTACCTGACGTGGCTCGGCTATACCCACGTGGAGTTCATGCCCGTCATGTCGCATCCGTTCGTCGGCAGCTGGGGTTACCAGGTCACCGGCTATTTCGCACCGGACGCCCGCCTGGGCACCCCGGACGACTTCCGCCGTCTCGTGGAGGCGCTGCACGCCGCCGGCATCGGGGTCATCCTCGACTGGGTGCCCGGCCATTTCCCCAAGGACGACTGGGCGCTGGGCCGGTTCGACGGCACCGCACTGTACGAGCACGCCGATCCCCGCCAGGGCGAGCAACTCGACTGGGGCACCTATGTGTTCAACTACGGTCGCAACGAGGTGAAGAGCTTCCTGGTCTCCAACGCCCTCTACTGGGTGCAGCAGTTCCACATCGACGCGTTGCGCGTCGACGCGGTGGCCTCGATGCTCTACCTCGACTACTCACGCCCCGAGGGCGGCTGGGTGCCGAACAAGTACGGCGGTCGCGAGAATCTCGAGGCGATCGACCTTTTGCGCTACGTCAACCGGCACCTGTACGAGCGCGCTCCGGGGGTCGTCATGATCGCGGAGGAGTCGACGAGCTTCGCGGGAGTCACATCGCCCACCACGAGCGGAGGGCTGGGGTTCGGCTTCAAGTGGAACATGGGCTGGATGAACGACTCTCTGCGCTATCTCAACCTCGACCCGGTCTATCGCCAGTACCACCACAACGACCTGACGTTCGCGATGATGTACGCCTACTCCGAGCGGTTCATCCTGCCGATCAGCCACGACGAGGTCGTCCACGGCAAGGGGTCGATGATCAACAAGGTTCCGCAGGACGACTGGCGCAAGTTCGCGACGCTGCGGGCCTTTTACTCCTTCATGTGGAGCTTCCCGGGCAAGCAACTGCTGTTCATGGGACAGGAGTTCGCCCAGCGTCCCGAGTGGAACGAGTCGCAGGGACTCGAGTGGTGGGTCGACGGCTTGTGGGGGCACAACGGGGTGCGCCAGTTGATCCGCCGCCTCAACAGCCTCCAGGCCGCCCACCCGGCCCTGTACCAGCTCGACTCCGATCCCGCGGGCTTCCAGTGGATCAACGCGGACGACGCCGCTCACAACACCTACAGCTACGTGCGGCTCAGTCGCGAGGGCGAGTTGATCGCCTGCATCACGAACTTCTCCGCCGAGCCCTATCCCCGCTACCCCGTCAACCTGCCGCGTGCCGGCCGGTGGCGCCAGGTGCTCAACACCGACCTGACGGACTTCGACGGCAGCGGCGAGTTCGACAACCCGGACGACATCGTGGCGACCCCGCACAGCACCGACGAGCACTCGTGGGCGTGGGCGTCGGTGTGCGTCCCGCCGCTGGCGGCCGTCTGGCTGCAATACGTCCCCGGGGAGGATTGA
- a CDS encoding alpha-1,4-glucan--maltose-1-phosphate maltosyltransferase: MTDSGSTAATPSDASSANPFAAFRFGRLPIGKTAPVVEHGAYPAKAVEDEAVPITARIFREGHDAVGATVVLTDPDGAERRVDMEQIWPAGLDIWRAIVRMERAGDWTYRIEAWADDWHTWHHNADIKLAAFMDIALVCAEGRELFEDASIRAASRGARKDAEILHRAHERMDARAEPGELRRLANDPDLDAAMIRHARRPLTTPTVDFPIQVDRRRALYGSWYEFFPRSQGAHRDPTTGQWHSGTLASSHATLEHIASLGFDVAYITPVHPIGRAFRKGADNTLVAGPDDPGSPWAIGGPEGGHDAIHPDLGTMDDFDAFVAKARSLGLEVALDFALQASPDHPWVAEHPEWFTRRLDGTIAYAENPPKKYQDIFPINFDNDPEGIYDEVLRLVLFWVNHGVTIFRVDNPHTKPVAFWDWLTTQVRRTHPEVLFFAEAFSRPEVMQTLAKVGFHMNYTYFIWRNTKEELSEYLTELSQETADFLRPNFFVNTPDINPLSVRSGIPAAFAIRMILAATMSPNWGIYSGYEFFEFEPLKAGGEEYLHSEKYEYRPRDLDAEPNLNTLMARLNEIRRVHPALQQLRGTTVLETTNDQLFAFVKHDRDDFVLVVCSLDPEEQVCGEVLVDLEDLGLAADDMLGVHDELNGGNHVWGARNYVRLDPASPAHIFTANARR, translated from the coding sequence GTGACTGACTCCGGAAGCACCGCAGCAACACCCAGCGACGCCTCGTCGGCCAATCCTTTCGCCGCCTTCAGGTTCGGCCGGCTGCCGATCGGCAAGACCGCACCCGTCGTCGAGCACGGCGCCTATCCCGCAAAGGCGGTCGAGGACGAGGCCGTGCCCATCACCGCGCGCATCTTCCGCGAGGGCCACGACGCGGTCGGCGCAACCGTCGTCCTGACCGACCCCGACGGCGCCGAACGCCGTGTCGACATGGAGCAGATCTGGCCGGCCGGCCTCGACATCTGGCGTGCGATCGTCCGCATGGAACGCGCCGGGGACTGGACCTATCGCATCGAGGCGTGGGCGGACGACTGGCACACCTGGCACCACAACGCCGACATCAAGCTGGCCGCGTTCATGGACATCGCCCTGGTCTGCGCCGAGGGCAGGGAGTTGTTCGAGGACGCGTCCATCCGCGCCGCCTCCCGGGGCGCGCGGAAGGACGCCGAGATCCTGCACCGGGCCCACGAGCGCATGGACGCCCGAGCCGAACCCGGTGAGTTGCGCAGACTGGCCAACGATCCCGATCTCGATGCGGCGATGATCCGCCACGCGCGCCGACCGCTGACCACCCCGACGGTGGACTTCCCGATCCAGGTCGACAGACGCCGCGCCCTGTACGGAAGTTGGTATGAGTTCTTCCCGCGCTCGCAGGGGGCGCACCGCGACCCGACCACCGGGCAGTGGCACTCGGGCACCCTGGCCAGCAGCCATGCCACCCTGGAGCACATCGCCTCCCTCGGGTTCGACGTGGCCTACATCACACCGGTTCATCCCATCGGGAGGGCGTTCCGCAAGGGCGCCGACAACACCCTGGTCGCAGGACCGGACGATCCCGGCTCACCCTGGGCGATCGGTGGCCCCGAAGGCGGGCACGACGCCATCCACCCCGATCTGGGAACCATGGACGACTTCGACGCCTTCGTCGCCAAAGCCCGTTCACTGGGTCTCGAGGTCGCCCTCGACTTCGCGTTGCAGGCGTCTCCCGATCACCCCTGGGTCGCCGAGCACCCGGAGTGGTTCACCAGACGACTCGACGGCACCATCGCCTATGCCGAGAACCCCCCGAAGAAGTATCAGGACATCTTCCCCATCAACTTCGACAACGATCCCGAGGGCATCTACGACGAGGTGCTGCGGCTGGTGCTGTTCTGGGTGAACCACGGGGTGACCATCTTCCGCGTCGACAACCCCCACACCAAGCCGGTCGCCTTCTGGGACTGGCTGACCACACAGGTGCGCCGAACCCACCCCGAGGTGCTGTTCTTCGCGGAGGCATTCAGCCGCCCCGAGGTGATGCAGACGCTCGCCAAGGTCGGTTTCCACATGAACTACACGTACTTCATCTGGCGCAACACCAAGGAGGAACTGTCGGAGTACCTGACGGAGCTCTCACAGGAGACCGCCGACTTCCTGCGTCCCAACTTCTTCGTCAACACCCCCGACATCAACCCGCTGTCGGTGCGCTCCGGGATTCCCGCGGCTTTCGCGATCCGGATGATCCTCGCCGCGACGATGTCGCCCAACTGGGGCATCTACTCCGGCTACGAGTTCTTCGAGTTCGAGCCGCTGAAGGCTGGCGGCGAGGAGTACCTCCACTCGGAGAAATACGAGTATCGCCCCCGTGATCTCGACGCTGAACCCAACCTCAACACGTTGATGGCGAGGCTGAACGAGATCCGCCGCGTCCATCCCGCTCTTCAGCAGCTGCGCGGGACCACGGTCCTGGAGACGACCAACGACCAACTGTTCGCGTTCGTCAAACACGACCGCGACGATTTCGTGCTCGTCGTGTGCAGCCTCGATCCGGAGGAACAGGTCTGCGGCGAGGTTCTCGTCGACCTGGAGGATCTCGGCCTTGCCGCGGACGACATGCTCGGCGTCCACGACGAACTGAACGGGGGAAACCATGTGTGGGGAGCGCGCAACTACGTGCGCCTCGACCCGGCGTCCCCGGCCCATATCTTCACGGCCAACGCCCGCAGGTAG
- a CDS encoding cysteine desulfurase family protein — protein MSSAEARRRKVSANHHTAPSGCYLDHAAGSPLRPQARAAMADNADMVGNPAALHGAGRAARALLEDSREQLAALVGAQPDEVVFTSGGSEADTIAVLQGAASRGEDRPGVLVGAIEHPAVGASAGLLGARVGLIPVDAGGQTDLGELERLLTADAPAVGLVSLMWVNNELGTVQPVGRAAGLAGRAGALFHTDAVQALGQVRVRFGECGADLMSLSAHKVGGPVGIGALIVRRGVSLPAWGLGGRQEGGLRSGTQAAVLAAGFAAAAARAVDDLTDDPDRYLRLRERLVAGLGSVRGTTVNGDDPVGGAIVNVTFDATSAEDVTFLLDQQGIWASTGSACRAGVHGPSEVLLAMGRDDAAARASVRFSMGWTTTPDDIDHLLGVLPGVVERARRVPH, from the coding sequence GTGAGTTCTGCTGAGGCCCGCCGGCGAAAAGTGAGCGCCAATCACCATACCGCGCCGAGTGGCTGCTACCTCGACCACGCGGCCGGTTCGCCCCTTCGTCCGCAGGCCCGTGCCGCGATGGCCGACAATGCCGACATGGTCGGCAACCCGGCCGCGCTTCACGGCGCCGGGCGTGCTGCCCGCGCTCTGCTGGAGGACAGCCGCGAGCAGTTGGCCGCTCTGGTGGGTGCTCAGCCGGACGAGGTCGTGTTCACCTCCGGCGGTAGCGAGGCCGACACCATCGCCGTGCTCCAGGGAGCCGCGTCGCGGGGGGAGGACCGCCCGGGCGTCCTGGTCGGTGCGATCGAACACCCCGCCGTCGGGGCGTCCGCGGGGCTGCTCGGTGCGCGCGTCGGCCTGATTCCCGTGGACGCGGGCGGGCAGACCGATCTGGGCGAGCTGGAACGGCTCCTGACGGCCGATGCGCCGGCGGTGGGGCTCGTCAGCCTCATGTGGGTGAACAACGAGCTCGGCACCGTGCAGCCCGTGGGCCGTGCCGCCGGGCTCGCCGGGCGCGCGGGTGCGTTGTTCCACACCGATGCGGTGCAGGCGCTGGGGCAGGTGCGGGTGCGCTTCGGCGAATGCGGGGCCGACCTCATGAGCCTGTCTGCGCACAAGGTCGGCGGGCCCGTGGGCATCGGGGCGCTGATCGTGCGCCGCGGGGTCTCCCTGCCGGCGTGGGGGCTGGGCGGACGCCAGGAGGGCGGTCTGCGATCGGGCACCCAGGCCGCCGTGCTCGCGGCCGGGTTCGCCGCGGCGGCGGCACGCGCGGTGGACGACCTCACGGACGACCCCGACCGCTATCTGCGGCTGCGGGAGCGCCTCGTGGCCGGGCTGGGCAGTGTTCGCGGGACGACCGTCAACGGGGACGATCCGGTCGGCGGCGCGATCGTCAACGTCACGTTCGACGCCACGAGTGCCGAGGACGTCACGTTCCTGCTCGACCAGCAGGGGATCTGGGCGTCCACCGGCTCGGCCTGCAGGGCCGGGGTCCATGGGCCGAGCGAGGTCCTGCTGGCGATGGGCCGTGACGACGCGGCCGCGCGGGCGAGCGTCAGGTTCTCGATGGGATGGACGACGACACCCGACGACATCGACCACCTGCTGGGTGTGCTGCCGGGCGTCGTGGAACGGGCTCGCCGCGTGCCGCACTGA